From a single Andrena cerasifolii isolate SP2316 chromosome 8, iyAndCera1_principal, whole genome shotgun sequence genomic region:
- the LOC143372168 gene encoding uncharacterized protein LOC143372168 produces MDESVELMDVEVIPPADDSKAVDSDQTSVKTFNSNNVQVPEVQTDSHCENSGDAFMAGIDIFGKEEKLKMEERAKRFGLTEKTNLPSPEQELYSSMGVVEDNENTKNIRLNVIHVRGTEEMSTKDVFKYFEDYAPASIEWINDVSCNVVWLDNLSAARGMLGLSKRIIGLDKQNYRSAKLHDDNPDEENNVTNEDCTIEMVDDTESTNTAKDATQEGDYISIKDIKYPLPPGMWRKGIDCAKSKAIFLRFATRADKKQPNAEKMSEYYKKYGNPNFGGVKGILTESRKRMYKQIKQNKRKFKENQEEDVEDKKRSKNPWGELSECWGVNDTTEDDFGTRTEQKDQGRSVKERLGVKYPSKEPTHSEEQQDSSSSDSENEWCKRSKVLRMRMHADDEEEKIHKRRAKIQQQTILNTLSRGCDLRSRLGKSKKGTQFRDAIQVVVTNTNATKSSSLKLNDSEEEDGEIVDDNASQEKEEGEWQPSDEEEQKDEEDEEYSDNDSDRPVKEVQGPKGSVIKVVQHKPRLASTVWARLNHVKSEVTDNSVKDRQSRVRDLRSTLKAGDLRSRIGNHTRGRSPLRIEVKNDKYTEEGSETE; encoded by the exons ATGGACGAATCAGTGGAACTCATGGACGTGGAGGTGATTCCTCCCGCGGATGACAGCAAAGCTGTTGATTCAGACCAAACGAGCGTGAAAACGTTTAATTCGAACAACGTGCAAGTACCCGAG GTACAGACAGATAGCCATTGCGAGAATAGTGGCGATGCATTTATGGCTGGCATAGACATATTTGGCAAGGAAGAGAAATTAAAAATGGAAGAGAGAGCCAAGCGTTTCGGGCTAACGGAGAAGACTAATTTGCCAAGCCCGGAACAAGAGTTGTATTCTAG CATGGGGGTTGTAGAAGACAATGAGAATACAAAGAATATCAGACTGAATGTGATACACGTGAGAGGAACCGAAGAAATGAGCACCAAAGATGTCTTCAAGTATTTTGAGGATTATGCTCCTGCATCCATTGAGTGGATTAACGACGTGTCGT GCAATGTTGTATGGTTGGACAATTTGTCAGCAGCTAGAGGAATGCTGGGACTATCGAAGAGAATTATCGGTTTAGACAAACAGAATTATAGAAGCGCAAAGCTGCACGATGATAATCCTGACGAAGAGAATAATGTAACTAACGAAGACTGTACCATAGAAATGGTAGATGACACTGAGAGTACAAACACAGCGAAGGATGCTACGCAGGAAGGGGACTACATAAGCATCAAGGATATTAAGTATCCATTACCTCCGGGAATGTGGAGGAAAGGTATAGATTGTGCGAAATCTAAAGCAATATTTCTTAGGTTTGCTACTAGGGCTGATAAGAAACAACCAAACGCGGAAAAGATGAGCGAATATTACAAGAAATACGGCAATCCCAATTTTGGAG GTGTTAAAGGAATCTTGACCGAGTCTCGTAAACGAATGTACAAACAAATCAAGCAGaacaaaagaaaattcaaagagAATCAGGAAGAGGATGTCGAGGATAAGAAACGTTCGAAGAATCCGTGGGGTGAATTATCTGAGTGCTGGGGTGTGAACGACACTACGGAGGATGATTTCGGCACGAGAACTGAGCAGAAGGATCAAGGCCGCAGCGTGAAGGAAAGACTAGGCGTGAAGTATCCCTCGAAAGAGCCAACCCACTCCGAGGAACAGCAGGACAGCTCGAGTAGCGACAGTGAGAACGAATGGTGCAAAAGGAGTAAAGTGTTGCGAATGCGGATGCACgcggacgacgaagaggaaaagATCCACAAGCGACGCGCGAAAATACAGCAGCAG ACGATCCTGAACACCTTGAGCAGAGGCTGTGATTTACGATCGAGGCTAGGCAAGTCGAAGAAGGGGACGCAGTTCCGCGATGCGATCCAAGTAGTTGTGACGAATACAAACGCAACGAAGTCGAGCTCGTTGAAGCTTAACGATTCAGAG GAGGAGGATGGTGAAATCGTGGACGACAATGCGAGTCAGGAAAAGGAGGAAGGTGAGTGGCAGCCGTCCGACGAGGAAGAGCagaaggacgaggaggacgaggagtaTAGCGACAATGATAGCGACAGACCAGTGAAAGAAGTCCAGGGACCTAAAGGCAGCGTGATAAAAGTAGTTCAACACAAACCTCGCCTTGCTTCCACGGTGTGGGCGAGACTGAACCACGTGAAGAGCGAGGTTACTGATAATTCCGTCAAGGACAG GCAATCGAGAGTGCGAGACCTGAGGAGTACTTTGAAGGCTGGTGATCTTCGGTCTCGGATCGGTAATCACACGAGAGGGCGGTCTCCCTTGAGGATAGAAGTGAAAAATGACAAGTATACAGAAGAGGGCAGTGAAACGGAATAA